One Chryseobacterium indoltheticum DNA segment encodes these proteins:
- a CDS encoding TolC family protein has product MKKLFFIFIINLFPAQQSWTLKECLDYASINHPLVKQATVNIQKNDRQIAASKGMLLPSVNAGVNHSYSLGSSINQSSNQRETLNTQYDQVIAQANIELFNWRNYLNISLSKLNKNASIYRLKQAQNEVKFNVIQNFFTYQNSKSWLEVLETQIAGIEEQIKRTEKEVEIGSRSKSDVYDIKANLGTLQEQWVSAKNQRDLAKINLLNALNITQDSIYFVMDDNESLVQEDFNTADFTNKLIENNPAYKTVIAEISAQQKNIDIEKSAYLPTLNGNYSWSTFYNKSLGSNVLSNTSFSDQFSQNKNQSISFGLNIPIFNKFQIKNNVEIAKLNVINSHYSKDLIINDLTKSINSIKAQFLNAQEKYSLLELNFENQKLSFQKSEEKYKEGLMDAYTFFVVRNNWLQANYNLISSKNDVNQQVELLKVLQSEF; this is encoded by the coding sequence ATGAAAAAACTATTCTTCATATTCATCATCAATCTTTTCCCTGCCCAACAGAGTTGGACGCTTAAAGAATGTCTTGATTACGCTTCGATAAATCATCCGCTGGTAAAGCAGGCAACCGTCAATATTCAGAAAAATGACCGACAGATTGCAGCTTCAAAAGGAATGTTGCTTCCATCTGTGAATGCGGGTGTAAATCACAGCTATAGTTTGGGCTCGTCAATCAATCAGTCGAGTAATCAGCGGGAAACGCTTAATACGCAATATGATCAGGTGATTGCTCAAGCAAATATTGAATTGTTTAATTGGAGAAATTATTTGAATATTTCATTGTCAAAACTCAATAAAAATGCGAGTATCTATAGGCTTAAACAAGCTCAGAATGAAGTGAAGTTTAATGTAATTCAGAATTTTTTCACGTATCAAAACAGTAAAAGCTGGTTGGAGGTTTTAGAAACACAGATCGCAGGAATTGAAGAGCAAATCAAGCGTACAGAAAAAGAAGTGGAAATAGGAAGTCGTTCAAAAAGTGATGTTTATGATATCAAAGCCAACCTCGGAACTTTGCAGGAACAATGGGTTTCGGCAAAAAACCAACGTGATCTGGCAAAAATAAACCTTCTGAATGCACTGAATATAACACAGGATTCTATATATTTTGTGATGGATGATAATGAATCTTTAGTTCAGGAAGATTTTAATACTGCTGATTTTACCAATAAATTAATAGAAAATAATCCAGCTTATAAAACTGTGATTGCAGAAATCAGCGCACAGCAAAAAAATATAGATATTGAAAAATCTGCCTATTTGCCAACCCTTAATGGAAACTACAGTTGGTCTACTTTTTACAATAAATCTTTAGGCAGCAATGTTCTTTCCAACACCAGTTTTTCTGATCAGTTTAGCCAGAATAAAAATCAGTCAATTTCTTTTGGTCTGAATATTCCGATTTTTAATAAATTTCAAATCAAAAATAACGTAGAAATAGCAAAATTAAATGTTATTAATTCCCATTACAGCAAAGATTTAATCATTAATGATTTAACCAAATCTATCAATTCTATAAAAGCTCAGTTTCTGAATGCGCAGGAAAAATACAGCCTTTTGGAACTGAATTTTGAAAACCAAAAACTGTCTTTTCAAAAATCTGAAGAAAAATATAAAGAAGGTTTAATGGATGCTTATACGTTTTTTGTGGTAAGAAATAACTGGCTTCAGGCAAATTATAATTTAATAAGCAGCAAAAATGATGTCAATCAACAAGTCGAATTATTGAAAGTTCTTCAATCTGAGTTTTAA
- a CDS encoding ABC transporter permease, producing the protein MLQNWLKIAFINYKKNWLSTIINLFGLTIGLTGFMLILMHWNDEESFERWNPKKDNIYYFQTYYKKDNSYGGAISIPLAENALKQISEVQDYVLINGMEIAYKMTTKNKTAYQQGGLAASENFFNLFPFKLVAGSYKDVLKNDNNIAISNVVAKNLFGKTEVAGETIKINTKDYIVTAVYELPKENSQIKPDFIFKPAEQLKNDKEAWGNFNYGCFFLLRKEADPRSFEKKFLDIIMLRAKINSKGAGVTPQQFIDMYGPTDSLLTPIERIKLHSEMTWFGKPDFKSLMILFTLSVLIVILSAINFINLKTAQASQRAKEIGVRKAIGSTKYSLILQFLMETFLICFASYLLSLALTELLLPSLNKFYDKEIVMNDWHIYFYSFLMVALVTLVSGLIPALYLSNFKAIETLKGNFARSKNGVWLRNGILTLQLIISSFFIIGGLIVNQQVKYMMNKDLGFNGKQIFQIDFNEDNNGKPWLKYERLRTEMAKIPGVESVSFAEAPPGTNNQSTSNMDYMDKSIQARHGSMDYNYPQFMGVKLLKGRWLDPKLSSDTINNALVNEAFLRRFGWTDEQAMKREIRPGFDDKAYRIVGITKDFNIRSLKSEVEPMIFFHYRETTWKRYNVSNIQLKLKADDIDGTVKRLKTYWQNSVEPGYPFNSYFIDKQFAKTFETYQKQQTLFTILNAMVLMVALLGLFALSSLMIEQKLKDVAIKKTLGASDGNLIVGLTKQFLWITFIAVLVSIPISYYLMNEWLKDFAYRIDMPVLPFILSMILLLILTFAVVSIKAYQATKVNLVKYLKYE; encoded by the coding sequence ATGTTACAAAACTGGCTCAAAATTGCCTTCATCAATTATAAAAAGAACTGGCTTTCCACAATTATCAATTTATTCGGATTGACGATTGGGCTTACAGGATTTATGCTCATCCTCATGCATTGGAATGACGAAGAATCCTTCGAAAGATGGAATCCTAAAAAAGATAATATTTATTATTTCCAGACGTATTACAAAAAAGATAATAGTTACGGAGGTGCTATTTCTATTCCTTTAGCTGAAAATGCATTAAAACAGATTTCTGAAGTTCAGGATTACGTTTTGATAAACGGGATGGAAATAGCGTATAAAATGACCACAAAAAATAAGACAGCTTATCAACAGGGCGGACTTGCTGCGTCGGAGAATTTTTTCAACTTGTTTCCATTCAAATTAGTGGCAGGAAGTTACAAAGATGTCCTTAAAAATGATAACAACATTGCTATTTCTAATGTTGTGGCAAAAAATCTTTTTGGAAAAACTGAAGTTGCCGGCGAAACAATTAAAATCAATACAAAAGACTACATCGTTACAGCAGTTTATGAATTGCCAAAGGAAAATAGCCAGATAAAACCGGATTTTATTTTTAAACCTGCAGAACAGTTGAAAAATGATAAAGAAGCTTGGGGAAATTTCAACTATGGTTGCTTTTTTCTGCTGAGAAAAGAAGCAGACCCAAGAAGTTTTGAGAAAAAATTTCTGGATATCATTATGTTGCGTGCAAAAATAAACTCTAAAGGTGCGGGAGTGACACCTCAGCAATTTATTGATATGTATGGACCAACTGACTCATTGCTTACTCCAATTGAGAGAATAAAATTACATTCAGAGATGACATGGTTCGGGAAACCAGATTTCAAATCATTAATGATTTTGTTCACTCTTTCTGTTCTGATTGTGATTTTATCGGCTATCAATTTTATCAATTTAAAAACAGCTCAAGCTTCTCAAAGAGCAAAAGAAATCGGAGTGAGAAAAGCGATTGGAAGCACAAAATATAGTCTTATACTTCAGTTTTTAATGGAAACTTTTTTGATCTGTTTTGCCTCATATCTATTGTCGCTGGCTTTAACGGAGCTTCTTTTGCCAAGTCTCAACAAGTTTTATGATAAAGAAATTGTAATGAATGATTGGCACATATACTTTTATTCCTTCTTGATGGTGGCTTTGGTTACTTTGGTTTCGGGACTTATTCCTGCACTGTATTTATCCAATTTTAAAGCGATAGAAACACTGAAAGGAAACTTTGCCAGAAGTAAAAATGGTGTTTGGTTGAGAAACGGTATTCTGACTTTGCAACTCATTATTTCTTCTTTTTTTATCATCGGCGGGTTGATTGTCAATCAGCAGGTAAAATATATGATGAATAAGGATCTTGGTTTCAATGGAAAGCAGATTTTTCAGATCGATTTTAATGAAGATAACAATGGCAAGCCTTGGTTGAAATATGAAAGATTGAGAACGGAGATGGCAAAAATCCCTGGCGTAGAAAGTGTTTCGTTTGCAGAAGCGCCTCCCGGAACCAATAATCAGAGTACTTCGAATATGGATTATATGGATAAAAGTATTCAGGCTCGTCACGGTTCTATGGATTATAATTATCCGCAGTTTATGGGTGTTAAATTGCTTAAAGGACGTTGGCTTGATCCGAAATTGTCCTCAGACACAATTAATAATGCCTTAGTAAATGAAGCTTTTTTAAGAAGATTTGGCTGGACAGATGAGCAGGCAATGAAAAGAGAGATCAGACCTGGATTTGATGACAAAGCTTATCGTATAGTAGGAATTACAAAAGATTTCAATATCAGAAGCTTGAAGAGCGAAGTTGAACCCATGATATTTTTCCATTACAGAGAAACTACCTGGAAACGATATAATGTAAGCAATATTCAATTAAAATTAAAAGCAGACGATATCGATGGAACTGTAAAAAGATTGAAAACGTATTGGCAAAATAGTGTAGAACCGGGATATCCATTCAACTCATATTTTATAGATAAGCAATTTGCGAAAACCTTTGAAACGTACCAAAAACAACAAACCCTTTTCACGATTCTGAATGCAATGGTTTTGATGGTTGCATTATTAGGATTATTCGCTTTGTCTTCATTAATGATCGAGCAGAAATTAAAAGACGTAGCGATCAAAAAAACGTTAGGCGCATCAGATGGAAATCTGATCGTGGGGTTAACGAAACAATTTCTATGGATTACTTTTATAGCGGTTCTTGTAAGCATTCCGATCAGTTATTATCTGATGAATGAGTGGCTGAAAGATTTTGCCTACCGAATTGATATGCCGGTTTTACCATTCATTCTGAGTATGATTTTATTGTTGATTTTAACTTTCGCAGTGGTAAGTATTAAAGCATATCAAGCTACAAAAGTGAATCTTGTAAAATATCTGAAATACGAATAA
- a CDS encoding DUF4932 domain-containing protein: MMIKKFLVLTILFVSILNFSQEKLEPKVDERIEIVSVVFRLAGAEEYSQNDNKKYVADINTYFDAYKNSEIIEFIKENRNKNGLGYDAVMSMALHLSFKNGKFSLIKEKENSLDKRWEKVDTKRFVSLLNQFYEKTDFQKFFDNHAGEYKKAEIEYQTSVLSDFNQDWYSKFYGKKANEDYKIILGYGNGGGNYGIKIHPEKSKTIVNAVVGVWSFDKDGNAKFDKNEFQPLLIHEFNHSFVNYILDMNGNTLKLENSGKIIYELVKKDMESQAYGNWETMINESLVRAAVVRYMIDNKYSQKDIGEEIFIQEKRKFLWMKELVDLLGMYQNNRKKYPSFESFYPEIISFYNKLAPRMKTIIADYEQKQPKVQSIFPDVRNKNDVDPAIQEITIHFDREMAEGVSISIGSTGKEHFPLKKLVGFVNDHKGIKLVTKMKPNTEYEFVLTGNKFKSKEGYPLKETVIKFKTK; this comes from the coding sequence ATGATGATTAAAAAATTTCTAGTATTAACTATTCTTTTTGTCTCAATTCTGAATTTTTCGCAGGAAAAATTAGAACCTAAAGTTGACGAAAGAATAGAAATTGTAAGCGTGGTTTTTCGATTGGCGGGAGCTGAAGAATATAGTCAGAACGATAATAAAAAGTACGTGGCAGATATCAATACTTATTTTGATGCTTATAAAAATTCAGAAATAATTGAATTTATTAAGGAAAACAGAAATAAAAACGGATTGGGCTATGATGCCGTAATGTCGATGGCGCTTCATTTATCTTTTAAAAACGGAAAATTCAGTTTGATTAAAGAAAAAGAAAATTCTTTAGATAAAAGGTGGGAAAAAGTAGACACCAAACGGTTTGTTTCTTTGTTGAATCAATTTTACGAGAAAACCGATTTTCAGAAATTTTTTGACAATCATGCTGGAGAATATAAAAAAGCAGAAATTGAATATCAAACATCTGTTTTGTCTGATTTTAATCAAGATTGGTATTCAAAATTTTACGGTAAAAAAGCCAATGAAGATTATAAAATCATTTTAGGTTACGGAAATGGCGGTGGAAATTACGGAATTAAAATTCACCCCGAAAAAAGTAAAACCATCGTAAATGCAGTAGTCGGTGTCTGGTCTTTTGATAAGGACGGAAACGCAAAATTCGATAAAAATGAATTTCAGCCTTTATTGATTCATGAGTTCAACCATTCGTTTGTCAATTATATTTTGGATATGAATGGCAATACTTTAAAATTAGAAAATTCAGGTAAAATAATTTATGAATTGGTAAAAAAAGACATGGAATCTCAAGCGTATGGAAATTGGGAAACGATGATCAATGAAAGTCTGGTGAGAGCCGCTGTTGTACGGTATATGATCGATAATAAATACTCACAAAAAGATATCGGTGAAGAAATTTTTATTCAGGAAAAAAGAAAATTTTTGTGGATGAAAGAATTGGTAGATCTGCTGGGAATGTATCAGAACAACAGAAAAAAATATCCTTCTTTTGAAAGCTTTTATCCTGAGATTATCTCTTTCTATAATAAGCTAGCACCAAGAATGAAGACCATTATTGCAGATTACGAACAAAAACAACCTAAAGTACAATCTATTTTTCCCGATGTCCGGAACAAAAATGATGTAGATCCTGCGATACAAGAAATCACAATACATTTTGACAGAGAAATGGCAGAAGGCGTTTCTATAAGCATTGGAAGTACAGGCAAAGAACATTTTCCTTTGAAAAAACTCGTAGGCTTTGTGAATGATCATAAAGGAATAAAATTAGTGACGAAAATGAAGCCCAATACAGAATATGAATTTGTATTGACGGGAAATAAATTCAAATCGAAAGAAGGCTATCCTCTAAAAGAAACCGTAATAAAATTTAAAACAAAATAA
- a CDS encoding efflux RND transporter periplasmic adaptor subunit, whose amino-acid sequence MDTKIVKNKSKLKLILSIIASALAVSVFGWYFLNQKKTYNVKSEDITIDEVKNGKFEDMLMVTAQTQSLNSSLVNVLEGGAVKEIFAEDGQMLMKGQPIARVFNPNTEFNYLNQETGIMQQISQMRSSLLELKNQEFNQDKELLQSQNDYNTALQTYNLQKRLYDAEIGKKTDYDVALQNLNYQKQRKQIVEKGGANERISRNSQFAAINNSISQMEKSLNILHSNKNNFLIMSPASGRLSSFNISLGQNLTSGESIGKIDLMGGYKLIAKVDEYYINKLQIGIKGSLDNNGKEYEVIIAKILPEVKDGQFSVELNFIDVKPENLKIGMTFGVKLKLSGDTQSLMVPKGNFYKDTNGKWIFVVKGNKAIKRNVSFGRENSMYYEVLSGLKAGEKVITSDYSELKKYEIIDIKK is encoded by the coding sequence ATGGATACGAAAATAGTAAAAAATAAATCTAAACTAAAATTAATTTTAAGCATCATTGCTTCTGCTTTGGCAGTTTCTGTATTTGGATGGTACTTTCTCAATCAGAAAAAAACCTATAATGTAAAATCAGAAGATATTACAATTGATGAAGTGAAGAATGGAAAATTTGAAGATATGTTAATGGTAACGGCGCAAACTCAGTCTCTTAATTCTTCTCTTGTGAATGTTTTGGAAGGCGGTGCTGTAAAAGAAATTTTTGCTGAAGACGGACAAATGCTGATGAAAGGGCAGCCAATAGCCAGAGTTTTTAATCCTAATACCGAGTTTAATTATCTGAATCAGGAAACCGGAATTATGCAACAGATCAGCCAAATGAGAAGCTCTCTTCTGGAACTGAAGAATCAGGAATTTAATCAGGATAAAGAATTATTGCAATCTCAGAATGATTATAATACGGCTTTGCAAACGTATAATCTTCAGAAAAGATTGTATGATGCGGAGATCGGAAAGAAAACCGATTATGATGTGGCTCTTCAAAATCTGAATTATCAGAAGCAAAGAAAACAAATCGTAGAAAAAGGAGGCGCAAACGAAAGGATATCAAGAAATTCTCAGTTTGCTGCGATTAATAATTCTATCAGTCAAATGGAAAAAAGTTTGAATATTCTGCATTCAAATAAAAATAATTTCCTGATTATGTCACCGGCTTCCGGAAGATTATCGTCATTCAATATATCTTTAGGACAAAATTTAACCAGTGGCGAAAGTATAGGGAAAATAGACTTAATGGGTGGTTACAAGCTGATTGCTAAAGTAGATGAATATTATATCAATAAACTGCAAATCGGCATCAAAGGAAGTCTTGACAATAATGGAAAAGAGTATGAAGTGATCATCGCCAAAATTCTTCCGGAAGTGAAAGATGGGCAATTTTCTGTAGAACTTAATTTCATTGATGTGAAACCTGAAAACTTAAAAATAGGAATGACATTCGGTGTGAAACTGAAATTGTCTGGAGATACCCAAAGTTTAATGGTTCCGAAAGGAAATTTCTATAAAGATACCAACGGAAAATGGATCTTTGTAGTCAAAGGAAATAAAGCCATAAAACGGAACGTAAGTTTTGGAAGAGAAAATTCGATGTATTATGAAGTGCTTTCCGGATTGAAGGCGGGAGAAAAGGTGATCACTTCCGACTATTCTGAACTTAAGAAATATGAAATTATTGATATTAAAAAATAA
- a CDS encoding ABC transporter ATP-binding protein — translation MINIQNLSKVYKTEDVQTNALNNVSLSIKEGEFVAIMGPSGCGKSTFLNILGLLDSASSGSYQFETTETIGTSEKKKSEIRKKNIGFIFQNFNLIDELTVYENIELPLIYNGVSSSERKKRVEEIMEKINIAHRAKHYPQQLSGGQQQRAAVARALVTKPKLILADEPTGNLDSSNGNEVMNLLAELHREGSTIAMVTHSSYDAGYASRIVNMKDGEIFSEEHSSQRKDVFEKADAKNFA, via the coding sequence ATGATAAATATTCAAAACCTATCCAAAGTATATAAAACTGAAGACGTGCAAACCAATGCGCTCAATAATGTAAGTTTAAGCATAAAAGAAGGAGAATTTGTAGCGATAATGGGACCTTCAGGTTGCGGAAAATCTACTTTTCTAAATATTCTTGGGCTTTTAGACAGCGCTTCTTCCGGTTCTTATCAGTTTGAAACAACAGAAACAATTGGAACTTCTGAAAAGAAAAAATCAGAGATCAGAAAGAAAAATATAGGTTTTATCTTCCAGAATTTTAATCTGATTGATGAATTAACGGTTTATGAAAATATAGAATTGCCTTTAATTTACAACGGAGTTTCTTCCTCAGAAAGAAAAAAACGCGTGGAAGAAATTATGGAGAAAATCAATATTGCACACAGAGCAAAACATTATCCACAGCAGCTTTCAGGCGGTCAGCAACAAAGAGCTGCCGTTGCAAGAGCCTTGGTTACAAAACCCAAACTGATTCTTGCTGATGAACCAACAGGAAATCTCGACAGCTCCAATGGAAATGAAGTGATGAATCTCTTGGCAGAACTTCACAGAGAAGGCTCTACCATTGCAATGGTAACGCACTCTTCTTATGATGCCGGCTATGCATCAAGAATTGTCAATATGAAAGACGGTGAGATTTTCTCAGAAGAACATTCTTCTCAAAGAAAAGATGTTTTCGAAAAAGCAGATGCTAAAAACTTCGCGTAA